The following proteins are encoded in a genomic region of Syntrophotaleaceae bacterium:
- a CDS encoding UvrD-helicase domain-containing protein, translated as MEYAQASSLNGMLFDGLNPQQQAAVRQTDGPLLLLAGAGSGKTRVITSRIAYLVREMGAAPGQILAVTFTNKAAREMKQRAEAMAGRKNSQGMTVCTFHALCVRILKEDIERLGYKGNFSIYGAADQIRLIRDLVQSNSSSGQKLDADRILWLISDAKNRLVPPEDFSPRFPDDHGRAAADIYPRYQKALKAFNAVDFDDLIMLTVRLFRDHPDILAKYQQRFRYIMVDEYQDTNAAQYLLLRQLAAVHGNLCVVGDDDQSIYGWRGADLGNILGFEKDFPATQVIKLEQNYRSTGNILGAANAVIHRNRNRKAKQLWTADGPGAILDYIQCQDGEDEARMVVERIHGECFRGDCRYGDFAVLFRTNAQSRAFEEQLRYENIPYVLIGGQQFFDRKEVKDLLAYFKVLQNPLDEVNLLRILNFPRRGIGSTSADRLIRRSVEQECSLWAVLHGIADLEELGEKVGEAVLSFVHLLEKYRRRFRQGHRLVDTARELIDELGLEDELFRTAEDPAKARRRMDNMAEVLNAMASYQEREQNPTLAGFLEKVSLLDRDEPNRNDKESKLKRDAVVLMSLHSSKGLEFPHVFLVGMEEDLLPHKKSVGEGFDIEEERRLCYVGITRARRTLTLLGASRRKKFGKMQPRIPSRFLEEIPAELVNRITSDTPVERSEAEQEQRAADFFAGIREILGE; from the coding sequence GTGGAATATGCCCAGGCCTCTTCCTTGAACGGCATGCTTTTCGACGGTCTCAATCCCCAACAGCAGGCCGCTGTCCGCCAGACCGACGGCCCTCTGCTTCTCCTGGCCGGTGCCGGTTCCGGCAAGACCCGGGTCATCACCTCCCGCATCGCCTACCTGGTCAGGGAGATGGGCGCGGCTCCCGGTCAGATCCTGGCCGTGACCTTCACCAACAAAGCCGCCCGGGAAATGAAACAGCGGGCCGAGGCGATGGCGGGACGAAAAAACAGTCAGGGCATGACGGTCTGCACCTTTCACGCGCTCTGCGTACGCATTCTCAAGGAAGACATCGAAAGGCTCGGTTACAAAGGCAACTTTTCCATCTACGGCGCCGCCGATCAGATCCGCCTGATTCGCGATTTGGTGCAGAGCAACTCCTCTTCGGGACAGAAGCTCGATGCCGACCGCATCCTGTGGCTGATTTCAGACGCCAAGAACCGCCTGGTCCCGCCGGAGGATTTTTCCCCCCGTTTCCCGGACGACCACGGCCGGGCCGCTGCCGACATCTATCCCCGCTACCAGAAAGCCCTCAAAGCGTTCAACGCTGTCGACTTCGACGACCTCATCATGTTGACCGTACGGCTGTTCCGGGATCATCCCGACATTCTTGCCAAATATCAGCAACGCTTCCGCTACATCATGGTGGACGAGTATCAGGATACCAACGCGGCTCAATACCTGCTCCTGCGTCAGCTGGCGGCCGTGCACGGCAACCTCTGCGTAGTCGGGGACGACGACCAGTCGATTTACGGCTGGCGCGGCGCCGACCTGGGCAATATCCTCGGCTTTGAAAAGGATTTCCCGGCAACGCAGGTCATCAAGCTGGAGCAGAACTACCGGTCCACAGGCAATATTCTGGGAGCGGCCAATGCCGTCATCCACAGGAACCGGAACCGCAAGGCCAAGCAGCTTTGGACGGCTGACGGCCCCGGCGCCATACTCGACTACATCCAGTGTCAGGACGGAGAGGATGAGGCGCGCATGGTGGTCGAGCGGATCCATGGGGAATGTTTTCGCGGAGACTGCCGGTACGGCGATTTCGCCGTGCTGTTCCGCACCAACGCCCAGTCCCGGGCCTTCGAGGAACAGCTGCGCTACGAAAACATCCCCTACGTGCTGATCGGGGGGCAGCAGTTCTTCGACCGCAAGGAGGTCAAGGACCTGCTCGCCTATTTCAAAGTCCTGCAGAATCCTCTGGACGAGGTCAATTTGCTGCGCATTCTCAATTTTCCCCGGCGGGGCATCGGGTCGACCAGTGCCGACCGCCTGATCCGCCGGTCCGTCGAACAGGAGTGTTCCCTCTGGGCCGTGCTGCACGGAATTGCCGACCTCGAGGAACTGGGGGAAAAGGTCGGAGAGGCGGTGCTGAGTTTCGTACATCTCCTTGAAAAGTACCGGCGCAGGTTTCGTCAGGGGCACCGTCTGGTCGATACCGCCCGGGAACTGATCGACGAATTGGGGCTTGAGGACGAGCTCTTCCGCACGGCCGAAGATCCGGCCAAGGCGCGGCGTCGGATGGACAACATGGCCGAGGTGCTCAATGCCATGGCCTCCTACCAGGAACGGGAGCAGAACCCGACCCTGGCCGGCTTTCTGGAAAAGGTCTCCCTGCTGGATCGGGATGAACCGAATCGCAACGACAAGGAGAGCAAGCTGAAGCGGGATGCCGTGGTCCTGATGAGTCTCCATTCCAGCAAGGGTCTGGAGTTTCCTCACGTTTTCCTGGTGGGCATGGAGGAGGATCTGCTGCCGCACAAAAAGTCGGTCGGAGAAGGCTTCGATATCGAGGAGGAACGGCGCCTGTGCTATGTGGGCATCACCCGGGCCCGCAGAACCCTGACTCTGCTCGGCGCCTCCCGGCGCAAAAAGTTCGGCAAGATGCAGCCCCGCATCCCAAGCCGTTTTCTCGAGGAAATTCCGGCTGAACTGGTGAACAGAATCACCAGTGACACCCCGGTCGAAAGAAGCGAAGCCGAGCAGGAACAACGGGCGGCTGATTTCTTTGCCGGCATTCGTGAAATACTGGGGGAGTGA
- a CDS encoding nucleoside deaminase, which translates to MKFTARHILLACCFLLPAMGITDRALARDIADLESRIESYVPDPRYHDDAVGLLVVREALVSLKEGSGGIGACLVNGATGEVVERGRNRQYTPYFRSDMHAEMDLLNRYEDRVKKKGFDKSGVNPRECGNLLLVSSVEPCPMCLTRIINSGIRQMIYIAPDDRGGMVQHMDMLPEFWKKFAAGRDFRQADCSPALRKLAEELFSHSMRDVPGRRTVQKEQEHNH; encoded by the coding sequence ATGAAATTCACTGCCCGTCACATTCTGTTGGCTTGCTGCTTCCTGCTTCCCGCCATGGGGATCACGGATCGGGCTCTTGCCCGGGATATAGCCGACCTGGAGTCCCGCATCGAGAGTTATGTACCCGACCCCCGGTATCATGACGATGCGGTCGGGCTGCTGGTGGTCAGGGAAGCACTTGTCAGTTTGAAGGAAGGTTCGGGGGGGATCGGTGCCTGTCTGGTGAACGGAGCCACGGGAGAAGTGGTGGAGCGGGGCCGCAACCGCCAGTATACCCCCTATTTCCGCAGCGACATGCACGCCGAAATGGATCTGCTGAACCGTTACGAGGACCGGGTGAAAAAAAAGGGTTTCGATAAAAGCGGCGTGAATCCTCGCGAATGCGGAAATCTGCTCCTGGTATCCTCCGTCGAGCCCTGCCCGATGTGCCTCACCCGGATCATTAATTCCGGCATTCGCCAGATGATCTACATTGCCCCGGATGACAGGGGCGGCATGGTGCAACATATGGACATGCTGCCCGAGTTCTGGAAAAAGTTCGCCGCCGGCCGGGATTTCCGGCAGGCTGACTGCTCTCCGGCCCTGCGCAAACTTGCCGAGGAACTGTTCAGTCATTCGATGCGGGATGTTCCGGGCAGAAGAACGGTGCAGAAGGAGCAGGAACACAACCACTGA
- a CDS encoding fasciclin domain-containing protein, with protein sequence MQDILTTLKKDGSFQTFLGALKKAGLEKKLEEPGPMTLFAPNDQACTRVNMNSIQGDPDKLNSVLTYHIARGIYHRDDLKKTEDVYTFFGKHLTVATELGELHIDNAKFITTDIECSNGVIHVIDNVFLPQFSGWYCACC encoded by the coding sequence ATGCAAGACATTCTGACCACTTTGAAGAAGGATGGCTCCTTTCAGACATTCCTGGGAGCCTTGAAAAAGGCCGGCCTTGAGAAAAAGCTCGAAGAGCCCGGGCCGATGACCCTTTTTGCTCCGAACGACCAGGCCTGTACCCGGGTCAATATGAATTCGATCCAGGGAGATCCGGACAAGTTGAATTCGGTCCTCACCTACCATATCGCACGGGGAATTTATCACCGCGACGACTTGAAAAAGACCGAAGACGTCTACACCTTTTTCGGCAAACATCTCACGGTCGCGACAGAATTGGGCGAGCTGCATATCGACAACGCCAAGTTCATCACCACGGACATCGAATGCAGCAACGGCGTCATTCACGTGATCGACAATGTTTTCCTTCCCCAGTTTTCCGGCTGGTACTGCGCCTGCTGCTGA
- a CDS encoding phage holin family protein, producing MKGLLIRWLILTVAIMAAAYVLKGIEVPGFFSAFFAAAILGILNALLRPILLFITLPLNILTLGLFTFVINALILMMASGVIKGLEVHGFWWAVLGSLIISAVSWLLTSLINDKGHMEVISLRKRNGRWE from the coding sequence ATGAAAGGTTTGCTCATTCGCTGGTTGATCTTGACGGTGGCCATCATGGCCGCCGCCTATGTCCTGAAGGGGATCGAGGTGCCCGGTTTCTTTTCGGCCTTTTTCGCGGCCGCCATACTCGGCATCCTGAACGCACTGCTCCGGCCGATCCTGCTGTTCATCACCCTGCCGCTGAACATTCTGACCCTGGGATTGTTCACCTTCGTCATCAACGCCCTGATTCTGATGATGGCGTCCGGCGTCATCAAGGGTTTGGAAGTGCACGGTTTCTGGTGGGCGGTCCTCGGTTCCCTGATCATCAGCGCGGTCAGCTGGCTGTTGACCTCGCTGATCAATGACAAGGGCCACATGGAGGTGATCAGTCTGCGGAAGCGGAACGGTCGCTGGGAATGA
- a CDS encoding glycosyltransferase produces the protein MTPEQPFATGNWISARRQAKGLENLGHSVLIVPVLHEEKGLADRIGDFSPDVVNVLHAYRCGYPWLACPYSRARPWTVTLTGTDVNQGLHDPGQSPVILRILAEAGAIITINPLTREQLALDFPEWRPKLHHVPPAVDFGQGRCDLRRRLDIPSSTVLFLHPAGLRPVKGNRDLLDMFDRVAPGQDCRLVFCGPVLDRDYAESFLQAVRERPWAVYAGEIEPDKMTDVLRAADVVLGNSSSEGFSNSLQEAACLGVPILARNIPGNRVAFQTGRQGLLYDSAEEFTRKALDLLQQPELRRRLSRPMDPPQTLIREAVMLDRIFRQVSGGKRPDFIAGGHHLLS, from the coding sequence TTGACACCGGAGCAACCCTTCGCAACAGGGAACTGGATTTCAGCCCGCCGTCAGGCAAAGGGCCTGGAAAACCTCGGGCACAGCGTCCTGATTGTCCCTGTCCTGCATGAGGAAAAAGGGCTGGCGGACAGGATCGGGGACTTCTCTCCGGATGTCGTCAATGTGCTGCACGCCTACCGCTGCGGCTACCCCTGGCTGGCCTGCCCCTATTCCCGCGCAAGACCCTGGACGGTGACCCTGACCGGCACCGACGTCAACCAGGGGCTCCACGATCCCGGGCAGAGTCCGGTCATTTTGCGAATCCTGGCCGAGGCTGGTGCCATTATCACCATCAACCCCCTGACCCGGGAGCAGTTGGCCCTTGATTTTCCCGAATGGCGGCCGAAGCTGCATCATGTACCGCCGGCAGTGGATTTCGGCCAGGGGCGTTGCGATCTGCGGAGGCGGCTGGACATCCCCTCGAGTACGGTTCTGTTTCTGCATCCCGCGGGTCTCCGTCCCGTGAAGGGGAACAGGGACCTTCTGGACATGTTCGACCGGGTCGCCCCCGGTCAGGATTGTCGCCTGGTTTTCTGTGGACCCGTTCTCGACAGGGACTACGCAGAAAGTTTTCTGCAGGCCGTGCGGGAGCGTCCCTGGGCGGTCTATGCCGGAGAGATTGAACCCGATAAGATGACCGATGTACTGCGGGCAGCCGATGTGGTTCTCGGCAATTCCAGCAGCGAAGGTTTTTCCAACAGCCTGCAGGAAGCCGCCTGTCTCGGAGTGCCGATCCTCGCCAGAAACATCCCCGGAAACCGCGTGGCTTTCCAAACGGGTCGGCAGGGTCTGTTGTACGATTCCGCCGAAGAGTTCACAAGGAAGGCGTTGGATCTTTTGCAGCAACCGGAACTGCGCCGGCGCTTGTCCCGGCCGATGGACCCGCCGCAGACCTTGATCCGGGAAGCCGTTATGCTGGATCGTATTTTTCGGCAGGTGAGCGGCGGAAAACGGCCCGATTTTATTGCGGGCGGCCATCATCTTTTGAGTTGA
- a CDS encoding Mur ligase family protein, translating to MISKDSPYHPRQILRKIRAIVTRRFGYLAKTEILAVTGSCGKTSATHFLGKILSDCGSCYVGVHRNGAKAIRKNMRKMRTPYRYLVQEAGIASPGDMKKIVSVLMPHVGIVTTIGLDHYTSFRTLEGTAAEKGLLIESLPKTGVAVLNVDDPHVLAMGQRTRAKVMTYGFSEQAEVRGSDVRAIWPEGLAMTVTYQGESIRLETALFGDLLATSLLAAVAGALAVGIPLAQCGVSLKGVKSFPSRLSIHQGPGGSWFLKDTVKAPYWSVPKVVALMKDVAAPRKTIVFGSFSDTGGADSRRYRAMARQALEVADRVVFVGDKSAYVRKMLTPELENRLFTIDSMESACRFLAESCVENEVVLLKSNSDIHLERTFCGLKDGFRCWKETCKRKIDCETCSESGLLVAGNLSDSQSEKR from the coding sequence ATGATTTCAAAAGACAGTCCGTACCATCCCCGTCAGATTCTGCGTAAAATCCGAGCGATTGTAACCCGCAGGTTCGGCTATCTTGCGAAAACTGAAATTCTGGCCGTGACCGGAAGCTGCGGCAAAACCAGCGCCACCCATTTTTTGGGAAAGATTCTCAGCGACTGCGGCTCCTGCTATGTGGGCGTCCATCGGAACGGGGCCAAGGCGATCCGCAAGAACATGCGCAAGATGCGGACTCCCTATCGATATTTGGTCCAGGAGGCCGGAATTGCCTCCCCCGGCGACATGAAGAAGATCGTATCGGTTCTCATGCCCCATGTCGGCATCGTGACCACCATCGGGCTGGATCATTACACCAGTTTCAGGACCCTGGAGGGGACGGCCGCTGAAAAAGGGTTGCTGATCGAGTCTTTGCCGAAAACCGGGGTTGCGGTCCTTAACGTCGACGATCCCCACGTCCTGGCCATGGGGCAGCGCACCCGGGCCAAAGTGATGACCTACGGGTTTTCCGAGCAGGCCGAGGTGCGGGGCAGCGACGTCCGGGCGATCTGGCCGGAGGGTCTTGCGATGACGGTAACTTATCAGGGCGAAAGTATTCGACTGGAAACCGCCCTGTTCGGCGATCTGTTGGCCACGTCCCTGCTGGCTGCCGTTGCGGGTGCCCTCGCCGTCGGCATACCCCTGGCCCAATGCGGGGTTTCCCTGAAGGGGGTTAAATCTTTCCCCAGCCGCCTGTCGATTCACCAGGGGCCCGGCGGGTCCTGGTTTCTCAAGGATACCGTCAAGGCGCCCTACTGGAGCGTTCCAAAGGTGGTTGCGCTGATGAAGGATGTCGCCGCTCCCCGCAAAACCATCGTCTTCGGCTCCTTTTCCGATACCGGGGGCGCGGACTCCAGAAGATATCGGGCCATGGCCCGGCAGGCGCTGGAGGTGGCGGACCGGGTTGTTTTCGTAGGAGACAAATCGGCATACGTCAGGAAGATGCTTACCCCCGAGCTGGAAAACCGGCTTTTCACCATCGACAGCATGGAATCCGCCTGCCGTTTTCTTGCGGAGAGTTGCGTTGAAAACGAGGTGGTGCTGCTCAAATCCAACTCGGATATTCATCTGGAGCGAACCTTTTGCGGTTTGAAGGACGGTTTTCGCTGCTGGAAGGAGACCTGTAAGCGAAAGATCGATTGTGAGACCTGTTCGGAGAGTGGACTGCTTGTCGCCGGGAATCTGTCCGATTCGCAAAGTGAAAAGCGGTAA
- a CDS encoding M23 family metallopeptidase, with the protein MKHYALIILILALLASAGGFFLFRDADAPTLELTPAAGPVSASRPLSLALKDEGAGLKSVQVSVTQNGQTTELLNTAYDRGTASETVNLSLAEAKLVNGPLSLQIKATDHAFFANTAEQNVTFDFDSRAPVVSVLSTAHNIYEGGTALVLYKISEEVERNGVQVGNWFFPGYLQEGGYYACLFAYPFDLGKETFLPRIIAVDRAGNERKAGFYYHTNARPARKDRINITDGFLDSKMPEFQDLFPDAENMLDIFLRVNRELRTQNRAKLKEIGARTASSPTWQGTFLRLPNAANRAQFNEVRTYVYNGNEIDQQTHLGHDLASLAQSPVPAGNAGEVVFADYLGIYGQVVIIDHGLGLQSLYAHLSSIDVDAGTMVEKGQIIGRTGTSGLAGGDHLHFGIILSGLPVDPIEWWDPNWIKNNFTDKWQDALSLPAGN; encoded by the coding sequence GTGAAACATTACGCTTTGATCATTCTGATTCTTGCACTGCTGGCATCCGCCGGAGGTTTTTTCCTGTTCCGCGACGCCGATGCCCCAACCCTGGAGTTGACCCCCGCGGCCGGTCCCGTCTCCGCATCCCGTCCCTTGTCCCTCGCTCTGAAGGATGAGGGGGCGGGTCTGAAAAGCGTTCAAGTCAGCGTGACCCAGAACGGGCAGACCACCGAACTGCTCAATACCGCCTACGATCGCGGTACGGCATCGGAAACCGTGAACCTGAGCCTTGCCGAAGCCAAGCTGGTCAACGGCCCCCTGTCCCTGCAGATCAAGGCGACCGACCACGCCTTTTTCGCCAACACGGCGGAACAGAACGTGACGTTCGACTTCGATTCCCGCGCACCTGTCGTATCGGTTCTGTCCACCGCTCACAATATCTACGAGGGGGGGACCGCTCTGGTGCTTTACAAAATCTCCGAAGAGGTGGAGCGTAACGGTGTTCAGGTCGGGAACTGGTTTTTTCCGGGTTATCTGCAGGAGGGCGGCTACTACGCCTGCCTGTTCGCCTACCCCTTCGATCTGGGGAAGGAGACTTTTTTGCCCCGGATCATCGCCGTGGACCGTGCCGGCAACGAGCGCAAGGCCGGTTTCTACTATCACACCAATGCCCGCCCTGCCCGCAAGGACAGGATCAACATCACCGACGGCTTTCTCGACAGCAAGATGCCCGAATTTCAGGATCTTTTCCCCGATGCTGAAAACATGCTCGATATCTTCCTGCGGGTCAACCGCGAACTGCGCACGCAGAACCGGGCAAAGCTGAAGGAAATCGGAGCGCGGACGGCAAGCAGCCCCACCTGGCAGGGGACCTTCCTGCGTCTGCCCAACGCCGCCAATCGGGCTCAGTTCAACGAGGTACGCACCTATGTTTACAACGGCAACGAAATAGACCAGCAGACCCACCTCGGCCATGACCTGGCGTCCCTGGCCCAATCACCGGTGCCTGCGGGCAATGCGGGCGAAGTTGTCTTTGCGGATTATCTCGGAATTTACGGTCAGGTCGTGATCATCGATCACGGTCTGGGCCTCCAATCCCTGTACGCCCATCTGAGCAGCATCGATGTCGATGCCGGAACCATGGTCGAAAAGGGGCAGATCATCGGCCGCACCGGCACCAGCGGCCTGGCGGGAGGAGATCACCTCCACTTCGGCATCATTCTCTCCGGCCTGCCCGTCGACCCCATCGAATGGTGGGACCCGAACTGGATCAAGAACAACTTCACCGACAAATGGCAGGATGCCCTCTCCCTGCCGGCAGGCAACTGA
- a CDS encoding CHASE4 domain-containing protein: MIIIGTCYAIFLVVLLITSWPVFIGSFLSLEDREIEQDIKQALSTLDYTVDQLSISVGDYSGWDESYRFIQDANREFIKTNLDDKIFPMLRIDMLLYVDLSGRIVYEQGIDHLSTRPISLESLHPYITRDSPLVQHDTPKSEVSGILRLPEGPLLIASRPILTSRFTGPVRGALIMARFLDAAELAHLREISLLPIRIFPVGDRLMPADVRAFLQSPASGKSLKVYRKSPDRIAGYSMIENVFGEPALVLEVEIPRSAYRQGVIAIRYFTAWVGGIGLAAAVTASLLYFRMIKYRQKELETQALYSSVVQQASEGIVLVDPADKRILEANTAFAEILGYSKIELRGMTLYEIFAGPSSGVDKDVAGVKISKQRFLGERTFRRKDGGLVLVEQSANIIPGEKEVLCMVLRDITERKRVEEILREKGEQLEALNSTLEQRVQDEVAKNREKDHVLIQQNRQAAMGEMVDHIAHQWKQPLTSLSITAQLLEDSYRNHELTDELVEEATGKMEDLVQHMSQTIEVFRDFYSPDKRKIVFNIKESIDLALSFIASALRLDSIEVEMEAEPRLMAAGYPKEYTQVLLNLLSNARDALKQTNPEKPRIKISGFAEDNRVVVLIADNAGGIPEGIMERIFDPYFSTKGESGGTGVGLYMSRNIIEKNMGGKLEVRMIEKGAEFRIEVPCALC, from the coding sequence TTGATCATAATCGGAACCTGTTACGCGATTTTCCTGGTTGTGCTTCTGATCACGTCCTGGCCGGTTTTTATAGGAAGTTTTCTTTCTCTGGAAGACAGGGAAATTGAGCAGGATATAAAACAGGCATTGTCCACACTGGACTATACCGTCGACCAGTTGAGCATATCGGTCGGCGACTACTCGGGCTGGGATGAAAGCTATCGGTTCATCCAGGACGCCAACAGGGAATTCATCAAGACCAATCTGGACGACAAGATCTTTCCCATGCTGCGGATCGACATGCTGCTTTATGTCGACCTCAGCGGCAGGATCGTCTATGAGCAGGGGATCGACCACTTGAGCACAAGGCCGATTTCTCTGGAGAGTCTTCACCCCTACATCACGCGAGACAGCCCCCTGGTTCAGCACGACACGCCGAAAAGCGAGGTTTCCGGGATTCTGCGGCTTCCCGAAGGTCCACTTCTCATCGCTTCCCGGCCGATCCTCACCAGCCGGTTCACCGGGCCGGTCCGGGGTGCCCTGATCATGGCCCGGTTTCTCGATGCCGCGGAACTGGCCCATCTGCGCGAAATATCCCTTCTGCCCATCAGGATTTTCCCGGTTGGAGATCGCTTAATGCCGGCCGATGTCCGCGCCTTTCTGCAATCTCCAGCATCGGGCAAAAGTCTCAAGGTTTACCGGAAAAGCCCGGATCGGATTGCCGGTTATTCCATGATCGAGAATGTTTTCGGAGAGCCGGCCCTGGTTCTGGAAGTCGAGATCCCACGAAGCGCCTATCGTCAGGGAGTGATCGCCATTCGCTACTTTACCGCATGGGTTGGGGGAATAGGCCTGGCGGCAGCGGTCACAGCCTCCCTCCTGTACTTCCGGATGATCAAATACCGGCAAAAGGAGCTGGAAACCCAGGCTCTGTACAGTTCGGTGGTTCAGCAAGCCTCCGAAGGGATCGTCCTGGTCGATCCGGCAGACAAAAGAATCCTTGAAGCCAATACCGCCTTTGCCGAGATCCTTGGATATTCGAAAATCGAACTTCGCGGCATGACCCTCTATGAAATTTTTGCGGGGCCTTCTTCAGGCGTGGATAAGGATGTGGCGGGGGTGAAAATCAGCAAACAGCGGTTTCTCGGCGAAAGGACCTTTCGTCGCAAGGATGGGGGGCTTGTCCTGGTCGAACAATCAGCCAACATCATTCCCGGGGAAAAAGAGGTTTTGTGCATGGTCCTGCGCGATATCACCGAGCGGAAGAGAGTGGAGGAAATACTCAGGGAAAAAGGGGAGCAGCTCGAGGCCTTGAACAGCACGCTCGAACAGAGGGTGCAGGATGAAGTTGCCAAGAACCGGGAAAAAGACCACGTACTGATCCAGCAGAACCGTCAGGCGGCCATGGGAGAGATGGTGGACCACATCGCCCATCAATGGAAGCAGCCCCTGACCTCACTGTCGATCACAGCCCAGCTCCTGGAGGACAGTTACCGCAACCATGAACTGACGGACGAACTGGTCGAGGAAGCCACCGGGAAAATGGAGGACCTGGTGCAGCATATGTCGCAGACGATCGAGGTCTTCAGGGACTTTTACAGTCCGGACAAGCGAAAAATCGTCTTCAATATCAAGGAATCGATCGACCTGGCACTTTCCTTCATCGCTTCGGCCCTCAGGCTGGATTCGATCGAGGTCGAAATGGAGGCGGAGCCCCGGTTGATGGCCGCCGGATATCCCAAGGAATATACCCAGGTGCTCCTGAATCTCCTCTCCAACGCCAGGGATGCGCTGAAACAGACAAATCCGGAAAAACCCCGGATCAAAATCAGCGGGTTTGCAGAGGATAACCGGGTAGTCGTGCTGATTGCCGACAATGCCGGGGGAATCCCCGAAGGGATTATGGAGAGGATATTCGACCCCTATTTTTCCACCAAGGGAGAAAGCGGGGGTACAGGGGTCGGTCTCTACATGTCAAGGAACATCATCGAAAAGAATATGGGTGGAAAGCTGGAGGTCCGGATGATCGAAAAAGGAGCCGAATTCAGGATTGAAGTGCCGTGCGCTCTTTGCTGA
- a CDS encoding YajD family HNH nuclease — protein MADSKDKQKAEQLDRLVAGMRREQQDRQAGYREKALKLFSPVCGRCGREFEGKKLRELTVHHIDHNHDNNPPDGSNWELLCIYCHDHEHTRGVQEDRREESPAAASTRPSLVHSPFAALEGRLKGPK, from the coding sequence ATGGCCGATTCCAAAGACAAACAGAAAGCCGAACAGCTCGACCGCCTGGTCGCCGGGATGCGCAGGGAACAGCAGGATCGCCAGGCCGGATACCGGGAAAAGGCCTTGAAGCTTTTCTCTCCGGTCTGCGGCCGGTGCGGGCGGGAATTCGAGGGCAAGAAACTGCGGGAACTGACCGTTCACCATATCGATCACAACCACGACAACAATCCCCCGGACGGCAGCAATTGGGAACTGCTCTGCATCTACTGCCACGATCATGAGCATACGCGGGGCGTGCAGGAAGATCGTCGGGAGGAGTCTCCCGCAGCTGCCTCGACCCGGCCCTCCCTGGTTCATTCGCCTTTCGCGGCTCTTGAAGGTCGCCTCAAAGGCCCCAAGTAA